One Mus musculus strain C57BL/6J chromosome 2, GRCm38.p6 C57BL/6J genomic window, ACACTGAGTCTATCATTTACATCTTATTCCTTGGAgttagggtctctcactgaacccaaagcccacgcaatcctcctgcctctgctcctccccACAACGCTGGGTTGCTGGGTTATAAGTGCTTCTGTGCCCACGCCAGTTCTTTTTATGGAGCCTGGGGGACAGAACTCGTGTTTCcgcagcaaatgcttttaccgAGACTCTTCCTAGCCCCCTCATCCCTTTTAAAGTTAGAAGTGCGTTAGTATGGCAAGGATGGAACATGCCTAGTCCCATCCTGTCATCCTCAAGTAATCAGAAAGATTAACAGGCAGACATGACGACCCAACCGCAGGTGCCCCAAAAGTGCAGCGGACCGCACTTCCTGCTCTTTATCCAGCGGTTGCCGCACTGGAATTCTCCCAGGTCTGCATTTAGGAAACCCTGTTACTCAAGGTGAGTATCTTACTCAGTCTTCAGGTCACGCCAAAGTCCTTGGTATCTCTTCCTACCTAAGCTAAAAGCTAAAATTCAGAATTCCCAAGGGATAGAAAATGATCAGATAACGCCACAGTGTCTCAGGTCCCTAATATTTAGAAATCGTTTGTTCTTCTGGTATGTGAGCTACTGTATCAGGACCTGGATTGGTGTAGGAAGTCAAACATATGAAAGGACTCTTCAAAGAATTCTTTAGGtaattcttcaaaaaaaatttttttatatgtatacCTGTTTGGCTTGCTTTCATGTATGTGCGCCACATTAGTGCCTTGttcacacagaggccagaagacagagtCAGAGCCACTCGAAGGGGAGTTGCAGAAGGTTgggagctgccgtgtgggtgctgggaactgaacactggCTCTCAGCAAGAGCAATGCCAaaccacctctccaggccctgcAGGCACTTTTTGGTACTTCCAATCACTTCATAAATATATAGGTGGTTCAGTCTGgaggtgcaggcctgtaatctcagtgtatGGAGGGCTGACACCGAGAAATCCCATGTTTCAGGCTGGTtcggtctacatagtgagatcctatctcaaaaaagaaaatatggccTTTAATTCATAGAAAATCGCTTCCTCAGGAGACCTCCAATTTGCCAGTCCCTAGTGCCTTTGTATGCTGGAGCATACACTCTGGGTTGCTCCTGTTGCTTCCTGGGACAGGAAGGAGTGTGAGGCCCAGCGTCTGCATCGTCCTTCCCTAAACTTCCTGTACAATAAAGCTTACCACTCCTGGCCAGGGACATACTGAAGGTCTGTACTTGCTCTGCTTGTTCTATGTCAGGCTTCTACTTCTCAGCCCTCAGTGGGGCTTGGAGACTAACCCCTCTTATGGCCCACCTCTCTCTAATTTGGATCCCCAACCTGGAACTGCCACAAGTGAGGAGGCAGGGTGACTTGGCAAACGTGGCTGAAAGGCGGCATTGTGGGAAAGGGCTTTAGAGAGGAAATCAACACTGACTTAGGCCTCTTGGCTTTAATCAACCAGGGATATTAGGTCAGGAGAAAAGAGGCAGTAGTGTTCAGGTAGAGTTGGCCTTTGTGGGAGTGCTGGCCTGTGCGGGAGTGCTGGCAATTGCAGCAGTGCTGACCTTTGTGGTATTGCCAGCCATTGTGGCAGCGCTGGCCTTTGCGGCATTGCTGGCCTTTGTGGTAGTGCTGGCCTTTGCGGCATTGCTGGCCTTTGTGGTAGTGCTGGTCTTTGCGGGAGCGCTGGTCTTTGCGGGAGCGCTGGTCTTTGTGGGAGTGCCAGCCATTGCAGCAGCACCAACCATTGCAGCAGTGCTGGCCTTTGCGCTGCTCCCTTCGTCCCCACCTGCTGTGACAAGATTATCTGAATTCTGTCCACCGCCCCCACAGTGACCACTAATTTTGAAGTCCAGAACACAGCACAGTTTTCCTATGGGACATTTGCTCGTTGCAGGTTCCGTCTGCTTCTCCCCGTCTCTGCACATCTTCCTGCAGTTGCCCAATGTGTTTGCACACTTTTTCACATACCAGCCACCTgcagggaggaaagaaagccatCAAGCCCAGGTACTGAGCAGATAGCTGAAACCATGCCAAGGCACGGCTTTGTGGCCAGTGCCTTTAAgctcagaggcaaaggcagagacagacagatctctgtgagttccaggctagtctggactacagaagttccaggacagcacagtctatatagagagagactctgtctcaaaaatccaggaACAACAGCATCTGCCTTCTGAGCACTGTTTCCCCTAGGCTCTAGTTTTCTTAATCATGTAAACTTTCTCTAAAGAGAAAATTAGATTTCCTAAGTGCACATATACAGGAGGACCTGTCATATCTAGGGCTAGAATTCTGCACGCCCTCATGGTGCCCATTTTCCAGTATTTTAAATgggaaaaatatatgaaattttttattaaaaaaaatctgaaatctgTTTCCTTAAatgtaacaaaaacaaataaatacccaaagagaagaaatggcacattttaaaagggaatgcaagctgggcagtggtggcacacatctttaatcccagcacttgggaggcagaggcaggtggatttctgagtttgaggccagcctggtctacagagtgagttccaggacacccagggctacacagagaaaccctgtctcgaaacacacacacacacacacacacacacacacacacacacacacacacacagagagagagagagagagagagagagagagagagagagagagagagagagagattacacaAATCACTGTGGGACTGTGGGCGTCTCTCTCACCGTTGCCAAAACACACATCTTGCTGATGATGGGTGCTATTTTCAAAGTCTTTCCACATTTCCAAGGTCCTACAAATGATAGACTCTGACTCTAGACTTGTCTTAC contains:
- the Defb22 gene encoding beta-defensin 22 precursor, with the protein product MKSLLSTLVIIMFLAHLVTGGWYVKKCANTLGNCRKMCRDGEKQTEPATSKCPIGKLCCVLDFKISGHCGGGGQNSDNLVTAGGDEGSSAKASTAAMVGAAAMAGTPTKTSAPAKTSAPAKTSTTTKASNAAKASTTTKASNAAKASAATMAGNTTKVSTAAIASTPAQASTPTKANST